In Zingiber officinale cultivar Zhangliang chromosome 1A, Zo_v1.1, whole genome shotgun sequence, the DNA window TCCCCTGGGTATAACCGTGAGAGGAACCACGAAACTTTCACCAACTAAAGCAGGACTAGAGGCATTTAAAATAAGATCCACTTCAGGATCTGGCTCCTCCACCTGGATAACCTTTTGACCAGAAAAGGAAAGTACAGGATCTTTTGTCGGGAAAGTCTGAACCATGCCCTCAAACTTCCAGAAGGGCAAATCTTCCATTGATGCAGGGCTTTCAGCTTGGCAGCAAATCTTGAatgatttacctattctagctgtGACCGACAAGCACTCAAGCTTACCACTCTGATCTGCATTCACAGGTGAAAGTCAAGGGAAAAATAATAAGCTGTCACTCAGAGGAACGTATGTACAAGTGATAGGTGCAGTAAGGTGGTTGTTAATGGATGGGACAATCAAACTAGATCTTGAAAATAATAAAGGTACAATAAGTAATAGCTGGAACTTGTTGACAGGATACAAAACTTACATGCCTACCTGATTTTACGTCATATGTCAACCGCAGCCACTTGTTGGTGGGCAATACAATTGATGGAGCAGTTTCTATTCGAACATCTTGATTGTCACCATTTGATCTTGCTGCAGAAATCTCTTCAACGGCATTGATGATTATGAAGTTGCATTTTGGTTGGTTGAACTCAATTTCCAACTCATCAACCTCAATGGAACAAGGAAGTTGTGATACAAGTGACAAAGTGAACATTACAGGTGAACCTGGCTTAACAGATTGATCATGGAAAGCAACAGATACAAGCAATACCATTCTCAAAGGACTTATGATATCAACATCAATACGGACAGGCTGCTCTTTTGTAACAGCAATACTGCAGCCTCTATCTGTTCGTGACACTATCTCTTCCCCCCTCACCAAGCTGAGAACTTCACTTTGCAATGCTTCTCTTCTTGATTGGCTAGGTAGACCTGCAGGGCCATACTCCCTTTTGCTATCAGGGATTTCCTGATCACCATTAGCAAATATTGGCAAAGAagccatttctagagaatattCAATGAaatcttttgctgaatctagTCTGATAGAGCATTCTTGCAAATATCCCAAGCTTTCCCAAAGCAGAGTAACCCAACCCTCTTGACGATAAAGGCTAGAAACAGTGTCAAAAAGCTTTTTTGCATCAGTGAAGTCCTcagtaaaaaaatattctttagccATTCTATTACTGCATAGAGAAGCTAATCTTGGAGCTTTTAAGTTGGTGAATGATTCACAAGCTTTTCTGAACAGGGCAATGATCTCATATGAATCTTGAAATCTTTGAGCCTCTGATAGGGCATATTGTACATATTCAGCATCTGAAAGACTGCACACAGTTATAGCCACAGACAGTCAGTACCATTAGAAACTAGTATCGACTTTAGAGCAGCACAATGTACTTACGGAAGAACTTCAATCATATCTCCTTGCTCAACTAAACGGGCAGATTGACCTATAAATACTGAAGGCATTACAGATTCTGGCACCTTTCCAGAAGTACGGGAAAATTCAGAGTCCCCTGTGGACAACAAGTTATCTAGACAATATCTTTTCTCCCTCAGATAATTTGCTGCCAACTTGTGGATTGAAGTAATAATATTAGACAAAATAAATAAGCAATTATTGCAAGGCATTTTATTCAAAAAGGTATAAGTACCTGATAGTAATAAGCTGGTTGAATTTCCCATTCAGTCAAAGAACTTTCtggtgtgccaaagtgagaagaGAGGGTATTTGGTATAGCAGCAGAGCTTGTCTCCAACAACTCAGCAAATACAAGGAACTGCCGGCTCAACCAATCCCAATGGAGAAAAGAGACTTCGTCTAAACCCACAAGATGTTTATAACTGTTGAAATGTCTATTGAACCAAGCAATTGCTTCTTCAACTTTTCCACCATGAAGTAACAAAGTTGATATCTTGAAAAACAATTGTTCAGCCACAGCTCTTATCTCAACCAGGCGTTGTACTGGTGGCAACCTGGTAGAGGTTGCAATCATCTGAATATTCGAGAGTGAAAAATAAACAATAAGACCAACAAAAGGGGACACCTTTTCTTAGACATGTTAGTACTCACATTAGTTCACAGTTATTTCATTTCTACCATAAAACACAAGTATGGATAAACATTATCCAAACTGCTGGTCAACAAGTTAACTACATTTGATGCTTTATGGTAGAAGGTATATTTGAATTAGACAATTTTGAGAAGAAAACATATAGAATAAATGCTTAACGATTAAAAAACAATATACAATATTTCTTTGTTGCCTATATGACAACTGTGTTGCTTCTCATAAATGTTATCTAAAACAGCATAGTGACATGTTGTAGAGATGCAATAATTTGCATCATGCATAATTGTATAACACACTTTACTACTAAGCCAAAGTGTAGGAGATGAGGCACGGACATCGCAATCTTGTTCAGAGACTGGAACTTTTAATATGGTACATTCCTATGTTACCTGGCGAAAATCAGACTATCATTATTGAAACATTACCAGACCTTTGTTCACAACTGTTTCCTAGGAATGGCAATAAGTTTTTTGAAGTTAATGTCTACCATCAACACAACACCATGAATTATACATAAAGAGACATTACCTCTCGTAATGCACGGTAGGCTTCTTCATAAAACCTTAGTGCTTCTGCCCAATCTCTTCTGAACTCAGCAAAAACTGCAACCTAATCTTGACAAAAAAAAACTTGTATTAGTTCATTTTCCTCTAACGTCTCAATTAGCTATGAGCTTGAAACAAATATTGGTATATCAATAAACACAAGTGACATGATTGTTTTTTATAAGAAGCCCGTTCTTCTTTGTACTTCGCTAGCTAGTCCTGTATCTGTCTATAATTTCCAAAAGCAAAACTAGACAAATCATTGCCTTCATAAGGTCTTTCATTATGCTAATGATCTCACTATGTTGGTGCCAGAGTAAAGCGAGTATTTGTATCATTGTATGTAAAATCATCAGCACAATAATTGAAGTTCCATAAATATTGATTAAATGATGTAGATGGATCTTTCAGTTGTAAAGCCTAGTTGTTGGATGAGAATTAAGTGCTTCTGGGTTatcattgttttttatttttctgaATTTTCACATTTGACAAACAGCAGTACTAAATACTATTTATTTGTCAAAGATAATCAGAAGATTAATCATCCACATGACCAAACATAGAAAGTTAAGCCCTTGCCTTAAAGCAGTAGCGGATATTCAACTCAACAGAGCTAAAGGACCTTTTCTCTATGCGTATTCTTATCTTCCGTCCTTCCTCTCGATAATATGTATTACATAGCTCAGCCAAGGTACTTGAAAGTCTGAATAGAATTGATAGAAAATTATCATCAAGGAGCTAATTTCACCACATCATAACCACAAGACAGATAATACTACACAATAAGAAAGTGAGGTTTTTAGATCAAGCATAAACAATGAAACAAAATTGAAGAAAGCTGGCAAATGTGTCAATTTCATGTCCCACCTGGTAAGCGACTGCTTTAATTCTGGTGTGTCATCTTGTACAAGCATCATCAAGTATTTTGCATCAATTTCTGCACGCTTTCTTAAAGTAATTTTAAGGTCTTCGTTCACATCTTCTGCATTAAATATGTTTACACAATGAACTGATTTCTCATATAAACTACCATGAATTTTAGTCAATAATAGATTGGTTGCAATTTGATGTGGGAATAAATAACATTTTAAAGCAATTTGCAATGCTTATCAATCAAGACAGAATATTGAGATTATATATCTTGTCGCCTCAAGAAAGTTTCTCCTAG includes these proteins:
- the LOC122038301 gene encoding trafficking protein particle complex subunit 11-like isoform X1 yields the protein MEDYPEELRTPPISLVSVVGCPELHQTISSFLHAEQPPINTLALPDFSKISVLSRKQKDPLSSSHSAAGILKRDWLSKHRTRVPAAVAALFRVDCVTGDPAQWLQVCTDLENLKAVLHGRGIKLIVILVQTYANEDVNEDLKITLRKRAEIDAKYLMMLVQDDTPELKQSLTRLSSTLAELCNTYYREEGRKIRIRIEKRSFSSVELNIRYCFKVAVFAEFRRDWAEALRFYEEAYRALREMIATSTRLPPVQRLVEIRAVAEQLFFKISTLLLHGGKVEEAIAWFNRHFNSYKHLVGLDEVSFLHWDWLSRQFLVFAELLETSSAAIPNTLSSHFGTPESSLTEWEIQPAYYYQLAANYLREKRYCLDNLLSTGDSEFSRTSGKVPESVMPSVFIGQSARLVEQGDMIEVLPLSDAEYVQYALSEAQRFQDSYEIIALFRKACESFTNLKAPRLASLCSNRMAKEYFFTEDFTDAKKLFDTVSSLYRQEGWVTLLWESLGYLQECSIRLDSAKDFIEYSLEMASLPIFANGDQEIPDSKREYGPAGLPSQSRREALQSEVLSLVRGEEIVSRTDRGCSIAVTKEQPVRIDVDIISPLRMVLLVSVAFHDQSVKPGSPVMFTLSLVSQLPCSIEVDELEIEFNQPKCNFIIINAVEEISAARSNGDNQDVRIETAPSIVLPTNKWLRLTYDVKSDQSGKLECLSVTARIGKSFKICCQAESPASMEDLPFWKFEGMVQTFPTKDPVLSFSGQKVIQVEEPDPEVDLILNASSPALVGESFVVPLTVIPRGHEVYSGELKINLVDARGGGLLMSPRETDPFSSGNHHVELISISRMGDDDESRIHSDKIKKIQQSFGVVSVPDLRVGDKWSCKLEIKWHKPKSVMLYASLGYSPNSAEAARVNVHRSLQIEGKIPISITHTFMMPFRREPLLLSKVKSLPGADQNVYLALNETSILIVTARNSSEVPLRVKSMMIQSNSNKNETPYSIQHVGGVSADDSLLVPGGEFKGVFSVRPKIDSPNLELGSVCLNWNRDLTLSDSEDSGVVTEQKLPAVIVEQSPLVVSLEFPPHAILGIPFLFYIKVSNQTNLLQEIKYSLGDTQSFVFCGPHDNAGFILPKMEYVMSYKLVPLCSGSQQLPQATITSLRYSAALNPSVTATTIFVYPSEPNFFVADNEKETILAKLNL
- the LOC122038301 gene encoding trafficking protein particle complex subunit 11-like isoform X2; the protein is MPGTTPDDLLLPPRRAASYQHSRAAGLLQNLSALEEAEGSSLAVAALFRVDCVTGDPAQWLQVCTDLENLKAVLHGRGIKLIVILVQTYANEDVNEDLKITLRKRAEIDAKYLMMLVQDDTPELKQSLTRLSSTLAELCNTYYREEGRKIRIRIEKRSFSSVELNIRYCFKVAVFAEFRRDWAEALRFYEEAYRALREMIATSTRLPPVQRLVEIRAVAEQLFFKISTLLLHGGKVEEAIAWFNRHFNSYKHLVGLDEVSFLHWDWLSRQFLVFAELLETSSAAIPNTLSSHFGTPESSLTEWEIQPAYYYQLAANYLREKRYCLDNLLSTGDSEFSRTSGKVPESVMPSVFIGQSARLVEQGDMIEVLPLSDAEYVQYALSEAQRFQDSYEIIALFRKACESFTNLKAPRLASLCSNRMAKEYFFTEDFTDAKKLFDTVSSLYRQEGWVTLLWESLGYLQECSIRLDSAKDFIEYSLEMASLPIFANGDQEIPDSKREYGPAGLPSQSRREALQSEVLSLVRGEEIVSRTDRGCSIAVTKEQPVRIDVDIISPLRMVLLVSVAFHDQSVKPGSPVMFTLSLVSQLPCSIEVDELEIEFNQPKCNFIIINAVEEISAARSNGDNQDVRIETAPSIVLPTNKWLRLTYDVKSDQSGKLECLSVTARIGKSFKICCQAESPASMEDLPFWKFEGMVQTFPTKDPVLSFSGQKVIQVEEPDPEVDLILNASSPALVGESFVVPLTVIPRGHEVYSGELKINLVDARGGGLLMSPRETDPFSSGNHHVELISISRMGDDDESRIHSDKIKKIQQSFGVVSVPDLRVGDKWSCKLEIKWHKPKSVMLYASLGYSPNSAEAARVNVHRSLQIEGKIPISITHTFMMPFRREPLLLSKVKSLPGADQNVYLALNETSILIVTARNSSEVPLRVKSMMIQSNSNKNETPYSIQHVGGVSADDSLLVPGGEFKGVFSVRPKIDSPNLELGSVCLNWNRDLTLSDSEDSGVVTEQKLPAVIVEQSPLVVSLEFPPHAILGIPFLFYIKVSNQTNLLQEIKYSLGDTQSFVFCGPHDNAGFILPKMEYVMSYKLVPLCSGSQQLPQATITSLRYSAALNPSVTATTIFVYPSEPNFFVADNEKETILAKLNL